A single region of the Sorghum bicolor cultivar BTx623 chromosome 9, Sorghum_bicolor_NCBIv3, whole genome shotgun sequence genome encodes:
- the LOC8061058 gene encoding glucan endo-1,3-beta-glucosidase 8: MAQRPAAAAVFVAAAVVALLLLPPSAAAAPVGVNWGTMMSHPIHPSAVVEMLRANGVDRVKLFDADPWTVAALAGSGVQAMLAAPNDQLASLARDPRRAREWVRHNVTANVNAGVDVRYVAVGNEPFLKSYNGSFINITFPALKNMQRALDEAGFGQRIKVVVPLNADIYSSPENKPVPSAGSFRKDINTLMVDIVNYLHANDAPFVVNIYPFLSLYQNPNFPLNFSFFDGATKPVFDQGMVYTNVFDANFDTLVWSLRKAGVPDMRIIVGEVGWPTDGDKNANIKYAQRFYNGFLRKVAKNIGTPLRPGRMEVYLFALIDENQKSVLPGRFERHWGLFTYDGKPKFSMDLSGNGKGNLAEIKGVQYLPSQWCVFNKDTKDKYKDLPASVNYACSNADCTPLGYGASCNGLSHDGNISYAFNIYFQTMDQDVRACSFGGLAMITATNASQGGCLFPVQILSASGRVVPLIFWPITLVMLVSVINLL, from the exons ATGGCGCAGCgccccgctgccgccgccgtcttcgtcgccgccgccgtggtggccctgctcctgctccctccttccgcggcggcggcgcccgtgGGGGTGAACTGGGGCACGATGATGTCGCACCCCATCCACCCGTCCGCGGTGGTTGAGATGCTGCGCGCCAACGGGGTCGACCGGGTGAAGCTCTTCGACGCCGACCCCTGGACGGTCGCCGCGCTCGCCGGGTCGGGCGTGCAGGCCATGCTCGCCGCGCCCAACGACCAGCTCGCCTCCCTCGCCCGCGacccgcgccgcgcgcgcgaaTGGGTCCGCCACAACGTCACGGCCAACGTCAACGCCGGCGTCGACGTCAG GTATGTGGCTGTTGGCAATGAACCTTTTCTGAAGAGCTATAATGGCAGCTTCATCAACATTACCTTTCCAGCACTCAAGAACATGCAGAGGGCTCTAGATGAGGCTGGCTTTGGCCAACGCATCAAGGTAGTTGTGCCACTGAATGCGGATATATACAGCTCCCCTGAGAACAAACCAGTGCCATCTGCTGGGAGTTTTCGCAAGGATATCAATACCCTCATGGTTGACATTGTTAATTACCTCCATGCAAATGATGCGCCCTTTGTGGTTAACATCTACCCATTTCTCAGCCTATATCAGAATCCCAACTTCCCGCTGAATTTCTCCTTCTTTGATGGTGCTACCAAGCCAGTATTTGATCAAGGAATGGTCTACACTAATGTGTTTGATGCCAATTTTGATACTCTTGTCTGGTCATTAAGGAAAGCTGGAGTGCCCGACATGAGAATCATTGTTGGTGAAGTTGGCTGGCCAACGGATGGTGATAAGAATGCTAACATCAAATACGCACAGAGGTTCTATAATGGTTTTCTGAGGAAGGTGGCCAAAAATATTGGCACACCTCTGAGACCTGGTCGTATGGAAGTTTACCTGTTTGCATTGATTGATGAGAACCAGAAGAGTGTCCTGCCTGGACGCTTTGAGCGTCACTGGGGACTATTCACTTATGATGGAAAACCAAAGTTCTCTATGGATCTCAGTGGAAATGGCAAAGGCAATTTGGCTGAAATTAAAGGGGTGCAATACTTGCCATCACAATGGTGTGTATTCAACAAGGATACAAAGGATAAATACAAAGATCTGCCAGCCTCTGTAAACTATGCATGCTCAAATGCAGATTGTACGCCACTGGGGTATGGGGCCTCATGCAATGGTCTCAGCCATGAtgggaacatatcatatgcattcAACATCTATTTCCAGACAATGGATCAGGATGTCAGGGCTTGTTCTTTTGGAGGCCTTGCAATGATCACAGCGACAAATGCTTCACAAGGAGGGTGCTTGTTTCCAGTACAGATTCTGAGTGCTTCAGGAAGAGTGGTGCCACTGATATTTTGGCCTATAACCTTGGTTATGCTAGTCTCTGTGATCAATCTACTGTAG